A window of Nocardia arthritidis genomic DNA:
CTGCGCGACACCGGCGTTTTCCGGATGGGCTTCGCCCGGCGCTGGGGCGGACCGGAACTCACCTCGGTGGAGCAGACCGAGGTGATCGAGGCCATCGCCTACGGTGACACCTCGGCGGGCTGGTGCGCGATGATTGGCTCGGATACCGGGCTCTACGCCTCGTTCCTGGCCGAACATGTTGTGCAGGAGATGTTTTCGAGCCTGGACATGGTGACGGCCGGACTGCTGTTTCCGGTGGGCCGGGCCGAGATCGTATCGGGCGGCTACCGGCTGACCGGCCGCTGGCAGTTCGGCAGCGGTATCACGCACGCGGATTGGGTGGTCTCGGGCGCGTTCCTGTACCGGGACGGGCGGCCCGAACCCGGACCCGAGGGCATCGCGCACGCCTCGCGGCTGCTGATGGTGCCGCGGGAACAGGTCGAGGTGCTCGACACCTGGCACACCACGGGTCTGGCGGGCAGCGGCAGTTGCGACTACACCGTCACCGACGTGTTCGTGCCCGAGGGACGAACCCTGCTGCTGAATGCCGCTCACGCACCGGGACCGCTGGCCCAGCCGGAGGTGCACATGCGGAATATGCCGGGCGTCGCGCTCGGCGCCGCCCGTGCCGCACTCGACTACGTGCGGTCCGAATCCGCCTCGCGGGCCGACGATTACCGGCTGCAGGTCACCGTCGCGGAATGCGAGGCGGAGCTGCTGGCCGCCCGCTGCGCGGTGTACGGCAGCCTGCGGCGGCAGTGGGAGGTGCTCGCGGCGGGCGGCACGCTGGACGAGCTCACGCCGGAGGAACGCGCGGCGCTGCCGCTCGCGCGCCTGTTCGCCTTCCGCGCCGCGCGTTCGATCGTCGCCCGGCTCTACGACCTGCGCCAGACGGCGTCGATCTACCGTCCGTCGCCGCTGGACCGCTGGCTGCGCGACACCACGACGATGTGCCAGCACGTCGTCGCGCAGGACCGCATCCTGCAGTCGGCGGGTGCGTATCTGCTCGGCGGCACACCGAGTTTCGGCCTGTGTCTCGGCCTGGCACCCGGAAACCCGACGGCCCGAGCCCAGCTCGGACAAGTCAACCGATAACAGAGCTCGCCGGATAAGCGAGCCTGCTCGATCGAACGGAGAAAGAATGCGACCCAAGACAATCGCGGCCTATTCGGTGCTCGCCGCGCTCACGCTCACGGCCGGCGCGTGCGGCGGTGCGCCCGCCCGCGCCCCCGTCACCCCCGCCCGCCCGGGGAGAACGCGGTGATCAGCTACAACGCCACCGAACCGGAAAGCCCACTGGTGCCGGGCGATACGGTGGAGGTCGGCGGCATCAAGGTGCTCGGCGCACTGTTCAAGGGGCTGGTGGAATACGATCCGAAGACCGCGGCGCCGCGCAATGCGATCGCCGAATCCATCAAGACCACCGATTCGAAGGTGTACACCATCACGCTGAAGCCGGGATGGACCTTCCAGGACGGCACCCCGGTCACCGCGAAAAGCTTTGTCGACGCGTGGAATTTCACGGCGTACGGACCCAACCACCAGAAGGGCGCCAGCCTGCTCTCGCACATCCAGGGCTTCGATCAGGTCAACTCGAGTGCGGACGTATCACCGGCCGCCGCCGGCCCGGCGCCTGTCAAAGAGATGTCCGGTCTGCATGTGGTGGACGACCGGACCTTCGTCGTGACGCTGAGCGCTCCGTTCGCGGTCTTCCCGAGTCAGCTCGGCAGCGTGCAGTTCTTCCCGCTGCCCGCGTCGTTCTACCGGGATCCCGTGGCGTTCAAGGCGCATCCGATCGGCGACGGCCCCTTCGAATTCGTCTCGCACAAACCGGGTTCGAATATCGTCGTGCGCCGGTACGACAAGTACGCGGGCCAGAAACCACATATCGGTGGCATCGAATACCGGTTCTATCGGAATCTGGACGACGCGTACGTGGATGTGGTGGCGAACAAGCTCGACTACCTGGATTTCGCCCCGTGGACGGCGCTCGTCAACGACCGGTACAAGTCCGAGGTGGGCGATCGCAGTGTCTCCCAGCCCTATATCGGCGTGCAGGGGATCTCCTTTCCCATCTATGATCAGCGCTACGCCGATCCGCGTGTGCGCCAGGCTATTTCGATGGCCATCGACCGAGTGGGGTTGATCCAGAAGGTATTCCTCGGCCATCGCGTGCCCGCCGACGGCATCGTGCCGCCGGATATGCCGGGCGCTGCCTCTCATCAGTGCGGTGACCTGTGCACCTATCAGCCGCAGCGGGCCAAGGAGCTGTTCGACTCGACCGGGTTCACCGGCGCGGTGGAGCTGGCGTCCAATGTCGATTCCGCGAACGAGGCGTGGATGCGGGTGGCCTGCGATTACATCGCCCAATCACTGGCCAGGCCATGTAATTTCGTCTCCGTGCCATCGCTCGGTGAGTTCCGCAGGCAGATCGATTCGCACACCATGACGATGCCGTTCCGTTCGGCGCTGGTCGCCGAATACCCGTCGATCGAGAACTTCCTGAACCAGGCGTACCGGACCGGCGGTTCGGTGAACGCGGGGCTCTACTCCAACCCCGCCGTCGACGCGCTGCTCACCCGCGCCGACGCGGCGCCGACGGAGCAGGACGGCTGGAAGCTCTACCAGGAGGCCGAACGCATTGTCCTGCAAGATATGCCGTCGACCCCGATCTGGTTCCAAAGTGCGCTGTCGATCTGGTCGAGCCGGATGCACAATGTGCAGCCGACGCAGTTCCGCGAACTGGACCTGTACAGCGTCACCGTGTCATAACCATCCGCGCAGGGGCGGGTGCGCCGCCCCTGCGCGAATCACGAAAGTCCGGACAGATGACGGAGTTACACGGGATCGAAGCCCGATCCTTCCTGCGGCCCGCGGAATACGATCAACTGCGCGAACTGGCCCGAGCCGTCGACGAATTCGACGGCATCGAGGTGCGGCTGATCTGGTCGCGCCTGACCTCGGACGAGCATCGCCCGGGTAGGCACTACCTGCTCTATTACCACCGCGGCAGGCTCGTCGGCTTTCTCGGCACCTTCACCTCGCCCGGCCCGGAGCTCAGCGGCATGGTCCATCCGGAATACCGCGGCCGCGGCATCTTTCGGCGCTTGTGGGCCGCCGCCATGGCCGAGGGCGCCCGGCTCGGCTACGAGTCGTATCTGCTGATCGTCGACGCGGCGTCGGTGCCGGGCAAGCGATTCGCCGACGCACTGCGCGCGACACCGGACCATGTCGAACACAAACTGATATATCCGGCCGACCGTGCGGTTGTGCCGGTGCGGCGCAACGGATTCGAGCTCCGCCGTGCCACCGTCGACGATCTGCCGATCCTGCGCGCGCTGACCGCCGACGGTTTCGGCATGCCGCTGGCGGAGGTCACCTGGTTCGACGCCCGAAATATCGCCGAGGACAAGGTGCGCGGTCTCCTGGCGCTGCACGAGGGACGGCCGATCGGGAAGGCCGACTATTTCGAAACCGGTGACAGCGTCTGCATCATGGGGCTGACCGTCGATGCCGCGTACCGCGGCCGCGGCGTCGGCCGCCTGATCCTCACCGGCGTCGTGAAAGACATCCGCGACCGCGGCCCGCGCGATATCTGGCTGGAGGTGGACGCCGTCACCGACGACGCCCTGCACCTCTATCAATCGTGCGGTTTCGAGCGCGTGCGCAGCTACAACTACTACGCCTACCGGCAGCGATGATGGATTCCGTTGCGGCTCAGAGCAATTGCCACGCGCCGGTGAGCGCGTACCGCAGCGCCCGCTCCATCTCGTCGAATTGTTGCTGGTCGCAGATCAGCGGCGGCGCGAGCTGGATGACGGGTTCGGCGCGGTCGTCGGCGCGGCAGTGCAGGCCGGCCTCGAACAGTGCGTGCGAGACATGGCCCTTGAGGATGCGGGTGGCGTCCTCGTCGGTGAATTTCTCTTTGGTCGCTTTGTCTTTCACCAGTTCGACCGCGTAGAAGAAGCCGGTGCCACGGACATCGCCGACGATCGGCAGGTCGTACAGCTTTTCCAGCGTGCCGCGGAAGGCCGCCTCCTTCGCGCGGACGTGCCCGTAGAGATCCTCGCGCTCCATCAGGTCGAGATTGGCCAGCGCGACCGCGCAGGACACCGGATGCCCGCCGTAGGTGGAGCCGTGCAGGAAGGTGGACCCGCGCTGGAACGGTTCCATGATGCGGTCGCTGATGAGCACCGCGCCGAGCGGCGCGTAGCCGGAGGTGAGGCCCTTCGCGGTGGTGACGATATCCGGCTGGTAGCCGAAACGCTTTGCGCCGAAGTCGTATCCGAGCCTGCCGAAGGCGCAGATCACCTCGTCGGAGACGAGCAGCACATCGTGGCGGTCGCAGATCTCGCGGACCCGCTGGAAGTAGCCGGGCGGCGGGACGAAGCAGCCGCCGGTGTTCTGCACCGGTTCCAGGAATACCGCGGCGACGGTGTCGGGGCCCTCGAACAGGATGGCCTCCTCGATTCGGTCGGCGGCCCAGCGTCCGTACGCCTCGTAATCGTCGGCGTGCTCGGTGGCGCGGTAGAAGTTGGTGTGCGGAACGCGCTGGGTGCTCGGCACCAGCGGCTCGAAATCGGCCTTGGCTCCGGGGATTCCGGTGATCGACAGCGCGCCCATCGAGGTGCCGTGATAGGCCATCGACCGGCTGATCACCTTGTGTTTGGTGGGTTTTCCGGTGGCCTTGAAGTACTGCCGGATCAATTTCCATGCGGTTTCCACGGATTCGCCGCCGCTGACGGTGAAGAAGACGCGGTTCAGGTCGCCGGGCGCGGCATTCGCCAGGCGCTCGGCGAGTTCGATGGCGGTCGGGTGGGCGTAGCCCCACAGCGGGAAGTAGGCCAGTTCGCGGGTCTGCCGGGCGGCCGCCTCGGCGAGTTCTTCGCGGCCGTGCCCGACCTGTACCGCGAACAGTCCGGCGAGGCCGTCCAGGTAGCGCCGTCCCGTCGAGTCCCAGATGTAGGCGCCGTCGCCGCGGACGATCACCGGTACATCGGCGCCGGTGAGCCCGGTGTGCGGGGTGAAGTGCAGCCACATGTTGTCCCGGATGATGCGCGCGGCATCCGGGCTGGTCGTGGGATGCGGATCGGTGACGGTCATGTGCGGACT
This region includes:
- a CDS encoding aspartate aminotransferase family protein; translation: MTVTDPHPTTSPDAARIIRDNMWLHFTPHTGLTGADVPVIVRGDGAYIWDSTGRRYLDGLAGLFAVQVGHGREELAEAAARQTRELAYFPLWGYAHPTAIELAERLANAAPGDLNRVFFTVSGGESVETAWKLIRQYFKATGKPTKHKVISRSMAYHGTSMGALSITGIPGAKADFEPLVPSTQRVPHTNFYRATEHADDYEAYGRWAADRIEEAILFEGPDTVAAVFLEPVQNTGGCFVPPPGYFQRVREICDRHDVLLVSDEVICAFGRLGYDFGAKRFGYQPDIVTTAKGLTSGYAPLGAVLISDRIMEPFQRGSTFLHGSTYGGHPVSCAVALANLDLMEREDLYGHVRAKEAAFRGTLEKLYDLPIVGDVRGTGFFYAVELVKDKATKEKFTDEDATRILKGHVSHALFEAGLHCRADDRAEPVIQLAPPLICDQQQFDEMERALRYALTGAWQLL
- a CDS encoding acyl-CoA dehydrogenase family protein, with protein sequence MTIVSEQPIAPERGDAAEILARAQAVAPRLRERSAEIERLRRLPDDIVEMLRDTGVFRMGFARRWGGPELTSVEQTEVIEAIAYGDTSAGWCAMIGSDTGLYASFLAEHVVQEMFSSLDMVTAGLLFPVGRAEIVSGGYRLTGRWQFGSGITHADWVVSGAFLYRDGRPEPGPEGIAHASRLLMVPREQVEVLDTWHTTGLAGSGSCDYTVTDVFVPEGRTLLLNAAHAPGPLAQPEVHMRNMPGVALGAARAALDYVRSESASRADDYRLQVTVAECEAELLAARCAVYGSLRRQWEVLAAGGTLDELTPEERAALPLARLFAFRAARSIVARLYDLRQTASIYRPSPLDRWLRDTTTMCQHVVAQDRILQSAGAYLLGGTPSFGLCLGLAPGNPTARAQLGQVNR
- a CDS encoding GNAT family N-acetyltransferase — encoded protein: MTELHGIEARSFLRPAEYDQLRELARAVDEFDGIEVRLIWSRLTSDEHRPGRHYLLYYHRGRLVGFLGTFTSPGPELSGMVHPEYRGRGIFRRLWAAAMAEGARLGYESYLLIVDAASVPGKRFADALRATPDHVEHKLIYPADRAVVPVRRNGFELRRATVDDLPILRALTADGFGMPLAEVTWFDARNIAEDKVRGLLALHEGRPIGKADYFETGDSVCIMGLTVDAAYRGRGVGRLILTGVVKDIRDRGPRDIWLEVDAVTDDALHLYQSCGFERVRSYNYYAYRQR
- a CDS encoding peptide ABC transporter substrate-binding protein — translated: MISYNATEPESPLVPGDTVEVGGIKVLGALFKGLVEYDPKTAAPRNAIAESIKTTDSKVYTITLKPGWTFQDGTPVTAKSFVDAWNFTAYGPNHQKGASLLSHIQGFDQVNSSADVSPAAAGPAPVKEMSGLHVVDDRTFVVTLSAPFAVFPSQLGSVQFFPLPASFYRDPVAFKAHPIGDGPFEFVSHKPGSNIVVRRYDKYAGQKPHIGGIEYRFYRNLDDAYVDVVANKLDYLDFAPWTALVNDRYKSEVGDRSVSQPYIGVQGISFPIYDQRYADPRVRQAISMAIDRVGLIQKVFLGHRVPADGIVPPDMPGAASHQCGDLCTYQPQRAKELFDSTGFTGAVELASNVDSANEAWMRVACDYIAQSLARPCNFVSVPSLGEFRRQIDSHTMTMPFRSALVAEYPSIENFLNQAYRTGGSVNAGLYSNPAVDALLTRADAAPTEQDGWKLYQEAERIVLQDMPSTPIWFQSALSIWSSRMHNVQPTQFRELDLYSVTVS